A stretch of the Acanthopagrus latus isolate v.2019 chromosome 9, fAcaLat1.1, whole genome shotgun sequence genome encodes the following:
- the faima gene encoding fas apoptotic inhibitory molecule a, whose amino-acid sequence MSNDLAGVWEVALSDGVHRIEFEHGTTTGKRVILIDGKEILRRDWMFKLVGKETFSVGKSETKATINIDAVSGFAYEYTLEINGKSLKKYMENRSKVTSTWVLNLDGTDCRVVLEKDTMDIWCNGQNIETAGEFVDDGTETHFTLGDHNCCVKAVSSGKRRDGIIHTLLVDGTEIAECTE is encoded by the exons ATGTCGAATGATCTTGCTGGCGTGTGGGAGGTGGCACTGAGTGATGGAGTCCACAGGATAGAGTTTGAACACGGCACGACCACCGGAAAGAGGGTCATCCTCATCGATGGAAAG GAGATCCTGAGACGAGACTGGATGTTCAAGCTTGTGGGGAAGGAGACATTCAGTGTGGGCAAGTCGGAAACCAAGGCGACCATCAACATCGATGCAGTCAGCGGTTTTGCCTACGAGTACACCTTGGAGATCAACGGGAAGAGCCTGAAGAAGTACATGGAgaacaggtcaaaggtcaccagCACGTGGGTTCTCAACCTGGACGGCACTGACTGCAGGGTGGTCCTGG AGAAAGACACCATGGATATTTGGTGTAATGGACAAAACATAGAGACTGCA GGGGAGTTTGTTGATGACGGCACggaaacacatttcacactggGAGACCACAACTGCTGCGTGAAGGCTGTGAGCAGCGGGAAGAGAAGAGACGGGATCATTCACACGCTGCTGGTAGATGGCACAGAGATAGCTGAGTGCACAGAGTGA
- the parp9 gene encoding protein mono-ADP-ribosyltransferase PARP9 has product MLSKLDLHGHAVEIVRRCGAAALSDVIDSKFGCVATFDGADFAQQKKPTVIPEKRFEFTLPAGVTVSVWKADLTNCPVDAVVNAANEDLMHFGGLALALSKAGGPQIQKESQDHISAHGVVKTGNAVVTGAGSLPCKMIIHAVGPCLPAYASQSDLAQAEGLLRKTIYSILDRVKENNLNSVAIPAVSSGLFHYPLPQCADTIVSAVKHYYGYYSAHRLKEIRFVNHDEPTVKEMLRACQQILGSQQSMSYSQAAGGMSRGDAKTSTTTLQMGNVSLTLKWGQIEEQQTDVIVNTIGNKFDRKLNSGVVSSAILKKAGDKLQKEIVSAPATEYVIMTSGQRLRCKEVYHTFCPTKVMYASQAQEAAAQEFLLKSVLDCLWLAAGKGHKSIAFPAIGTGALGFSKKEVADIMSEAVTRFAKKSSKKMDVYFVIFPSDVDVFKAFEEKMRTFPQKPSYPSLTPGPEPEGRGDFHRSRGPTPQISLRGPSHEAEREAEQWLRGIFFESSGFYTICNNFILHFGEEEQSQLSRLMEKYSVSIEESFETSRASIIVQGKSAVDVAVAGLQVEAQLINIQKEFVKEEASAIFKMISQDVSFEKKALSDSSYEFSDRMSAFKHMLLRAAKVDRVENAALEKLFEHKKEQLGCFKPKTMYQRIPAQFIDMVSRVGFHTEFAPPDDPAYGEGIYFASSPKKAMDVWKGPKKGYLHFVEAEVLTGNSTLGQRDFILPPLVGKDSLKMYDSLSGPEISVIFNGHQALPKYIITCEV; this is encoded by the exons ATGCTGAGTAAGCTGGATCTTCATGGGCACGCAGTCGAGATTGTGAGAcgatgtggagctgctgctctgagtgaTGTCATTGACAGCAAATTTGGTTGTGTTGCTACTTTCGATGGAGCGGATTTCGCACAGCAGAAAAAGCCAACTGTTATCCCAGAGAAAAGGTTTGAGTTCACGCTTCCAGCAGGTGTCACGGTGTCTGTGTGGAAGGCTGATCTCACCAATTGCCCTGTGGATGCTGTTGTGAATGCTGCTAATGAGGATCTTATGCATTTTGGCGGTCTTGCTTTAGCTCTGTCCAAGGCGGGCGGTCCACAAATCCAAAAAGAAAGTCAGGATCACATCTCTGCACATGGTGTCGTGAAAACAGGCAATGCAGTTGTCACTGGTGCTGGGTCACTACCATGTAAAATGATAATTCATGCTGTTGGCCCATGTCTTCCAGCATATGCCTCTCAGTCTGATCTCGCTCAAGCTGAAGGGTTGTTGAGGAAGACCATTTACAGCATTCTTGACAGAGTTAAAGAAAACAATCTGAATAGTGTTGCCATTCCTGCTGTAAGCTCTGGACTGTTCCACTACCCCCTGCCACAATGTGCAGACACCATTGTGTCAGCTGTGAAACACTACTATGGATACTATTCAGCACATCGTCTTAAAGAGATCCGGTTTGTGAACCATGACGAGCCCACGGTCAAGGAAATGTTGAGGGCCTGCCAGCAGATCTTGGGCTCCCAACAGTCCATGTCATACAGTCAGGCAGCCGGAGGCATGAGCAGAGGTGATGCTAAAACCTCAACAACTACTCTCCAGATGGGAAATGTCAGCCTGACACTGAAGTGGGGTCAAATTGAGGAACAGCAG ACAGATGTCATCGTCAACACAATCGGAAACAAATTTGACCGAAAGCTGAACAGTGGTGTAGTTTCCAGTGCCATACTGAAGAAAGCTGGTgataaattacaaaaagaaattGTTAGTGCTCCTGCAACTGAATATGTCATCATGACAAGTGGCCAAAGGCTTCGATGCAAAGAGGTGTATCACACTTTTTGCCCCACGAAAGTGATGTACGCATCTCAGGCTCAGGAGGCAGCAGCACAAGAG tttcttttaaaatcagtaTTGGATTGCTTGTGGTTGGCAGCCGGAAAGGGCCACAAGTCAATTGCCTTTCCCGCCATCGGCACTGGAGCCCTCGGGTTCAGTAAAAAGGAAGTTGCCGACATCATGTCAGAGGCAGTGACCCGGTTTGCCAAAAAATCCTCAAAGAAGAtggatgtttattttgtcatatttcctTCTGATGTCGACGTATTTAAG GCttttgaggagaaaatgagaactTTCCCACAAAAGCCATCCTATCCCAGCCTCACACCTGGACCTG AACCTGAGGGCAGAGGTGATTTCCATCGCAGCCGAGGTCCCACTCCACAGATCAGCCTAAGGGGCCCCTCCCATGAAGCAGAACGTGAGGCTGAACAATGGCTCCGAGGCATTTTCTTTGAGTCCTCAGGCTTTTACACAATCTGCAACAACTTCATTCTGCACTTCGGCGAAGAAGAACAATCACAGCTGTCCCGACTGATGGAAAAGTATTCAGTTTCCATTGAGGAGTCATTCGAAACAAGTCGTGCAAGCATAATCGTACAAGGGAAGTCAGCTGTAGATGTTGCAGTTGCTGGGTTGCAGGTGGAGGCTCAACTCATCAACATCCAGAAGGAGTTTGTCAAAGAGGAAGCGAGTGCCATTTTCAAGATGATATCTCAGGATGTGTCCTTTGAAAAGAAGGCACTCAGTGACTCAAGCTACGAGTTCTCAGACAGGATGTCTGCCTTCAAACATATGTTGCTGCGGGCAGCGAAG GTGGACAGAGTGGAGAATGCTGCACTGGAGAAGCTCTTTGAGCACAAGAAAGAACAGCTAGGCTGCTTCAAACCTAAAACAATGTATCAGCGCATCCCTGCACAGTTCATTGACATGGTTAGCCGTGTCGGATTCCACACAGAGTTCGCTCCACCTGATG ACCCAGCATATGGAGAGGGCATCTACTTTGCCAGCAGCCCGAAAAAGGCCATGGATGTGTGGAAGGGGCCAAAGAAGGGGTATCTGCACTTCGTGGAGGCCGAGGTGCTGACAGGAAACTCCACCCTCGGTCAAAGGGATTTCATTCTGCCACCTCTCGTGGGGAAAGACTCACTGAAGATGTATGACAGCCTGAGCGGACCTGAGATCTCTGTCATATTCAATGGTCATCAAGCTCTGCCCAAGTACATTATCACCTGTGAGGtctga
- the cxcr2 gene encoding C-X-C chemokine receptor type 1 codes for MERHLLILTFLKCLILTNQEGGGKELLTPGGPDIDPALLDILNNYTLPEYEDGSSTPCSVTAPEFNSLGIMITYIIVFVLSILGNSVVVYVVCSMKKGRSSTDIYLMHMAVADILFSITLPFWGVDAQSGWIFGNFLCKVLSGFQEASVYSGVFLLACISVDRHFAIVRATRVVSSNHLMVKVVCFVVWVVAGMLSLPVIIQKQSIDTKDLGRTICYENITGESSQHWRVGIRVVRHTMGFFLPLVVMAVCYGWTLVTLSHTRNQQKHKAIRVILAVVFAFVLCWLPYNITVLIDTLIQGGTIKEGSCEARYRVELVLDVTRVLAFMHCAVNPVLYAFIGQKFRNQLLSALYRHGVISSRLRMALRKGSVNSTGSTRSRLTSATM; via the exons ATGGAGCGGCACCTTTTGATCTTGACCTTTTTAAAGTGCTTGATTCTGACCAAtcaagaaggaggagggaaagag ctgcTGACACCAGGTGGACCTGACATTGACCCTGCCCTCCTTGATATCTTAAATAATTATACATTACCTGAGTATGAGGATGGATCGTCTACTCCTTGCAGTGTAACTGCGCCTGAATTCAACAGCTTGGGCATCATGATCACCTACATCATCGTGTTTGTCTTAAGCATCCTCGGCAACAGTGTTGTCGTCTACGTGGTTTGTTCCATGAAGAAAGGTCGATCCAGCACAGATATCTACTTGATGCACATGGCGGTGGCCGACATTCTCTTCAGCATCACCCTCCCGTTCTGGGGTGTCGATGCTCAGTCTGGTTGGATCTTCGGCAACTTCCTGTGCAAAGTCCTGTCAGGTTTTCAGGAGGCGTCAGTATACAGCGGCGTCTTCCTGCTGGCATGCATCAGTGTGGACCGCCACTTCGCCATCGTGAGAGCTACTCGTGTCGTGTCCTCCAATCACCTGATGGTGAAAGTGGTGTGCTTTGTGGTGTGGGTGGTGGCTGGAATGCTGTCCTTACCCGTGATCATTCAGAAGCAGAGCATAGACACCAAAGATTTGGGACGGACCATCTGCTACGAGAACATTACTGGTGAGAGCAGTCAGCACTGGCGTGTTGGCATACGTGTTGTGCGGCACACGATGGGCTTTTTCCTGCCGCTGGTGGTGATGGCGGTCTGCTACGGCTGGACCTTGGTGACGCTGTCTCACACACGCAATCAACAAAAGCACAAGGCCATACGCGTCATCCTGGCAGTGGTGTTTGCATTTGTTCTGTGCTGGCTGCCCTATAACATAACTGTACTGATTGACACGCTCATCCAAGGTGGAACAATCAAAGAGGGGTCATGTGAAGCTCGCTACAGAGTGGAACTGGTGCTGGATGTGACCCGAGTGCTGGCCTTCATGCACTGTGCAGTGAATCCAGTGCTGTACGCCTTCATTGGGCAGAAGTTCCGTaaccagctgctctcagctcttTACAGACACGGCGTCATCAGCAGCAGGCTCCGGATGGCCCTCAGGAAGGGCTCTGTCAACAGCACAGGGAGCACCAGATCAAGACTCACCTCTGCTACTATGTAA